The proteins below are encoded in one region of Homo sapiens chromosome 2, GRCh38.p14 Primary Assembly:
- the TOGARAM2 gene encoding TOG array regulator of axonemal microtubules protein 2 isoform X10 produces the protein MGTRDDVPEAKVLVPVAVYCGSIPRTSAGPRVLPPGSINSSLPHGEGSLQPEPRALLNNEEPSQLLRGLGQLGGLKLDTPSKGWQARNGHPRNLRALSLGDQPLVLLPSPESEANSVARDTIQIKDKLKKRRLSEGLAASSRASLDPGGGPQGVPLHSTIPRATSQRLLRVPRPMPLIQSIPTTPEASGVKEKGLDLPGSIPGPHELRPGAQEAQISWQYLHCNDEKMQKSLGAIVIPPIPKARTVAATPSRVPGSLPSPLPPGQGVLTGLRAPRTRLARGSGPREKTPASLEPKPLASPIRDRPAAAKKPALPFSQSAPTLTAFSFDCAREACPPLKEEDQKEIGTKIQVTISKSAREKMQLKQMKEMELLRRLEEPRTGQELTSQCLGSQRAFMKEGLLPLRGSGTLSVPTRLSGPCRNDVSIILRKWASRASLPSIPISRQEPRFARHASANSLPAVLTLGSPEWEEEEEMDLRACKELRPFSNPELGLRDALQCLNSSDWQMKEKGLVSIQRLAACHSEVLTGKLHDVCLVVTGEVTNLRSKVSHLAISTLGDLFQALKKNMDQEAEEIARCLLQKMADTNEFIQRAAGQSLRAMVENVTLARSLVVLTSAGV, from the exons AGGAACCGTCACAGCTCCTGCGTGGACTCGGACAGCTGGGTGGCCTCAAGCTGGACACCCCTTCCAAGGGCTGGCAGGCAAGGAATGGTCACCCCAGGAACCTCAGGGCCTTGTCTTTGGGGGACCAGCCCCTGGTGCTCCTCCCTTCTCCGGAGTCAGAGGCCAACAGCGTGGCCAGGGACACCATCCAGATTAAGGACAAGCTCAAGAAAAGGAGGCTCTCAGAGGGCTTGGCAGCGTCTTCCCGAG CCTCTCTGGATCCAGGGGGAGGCCCCcaaggagttcccctgcacagcACCATCCCCCGAGCCACCTCTCAGAGGCTGCTGAGGGTGCCCAGGCCGATGCCTCTCATCCAGAGCATCCCTACCACCCCTGAGGCCAGCGGAGTCAAAGAGAAGGGCCTGGACCTACCGGGGAGCATTCCGGGTCCTCACGAGTTGAGACCCGGTGCTCAGGAG GCGCAGATCTCCTGGCAATACCTGCACTGCAATGATGAGAAGATGCAGAAGTCCCTGGGCGCCATCGTGATCCCACCCATCCCAAAGGCCAGGACGGTTGCAGCGACCCCCTCCCGTGTGCCTGGCTCCCTTCCCAGCCCGTTACCTCCAGGCCAGGGAGTCCTCACAGGCCTGAGGGCCCCACGCACGCG ATTGGCTCGGGGGAGTGGGCCTCGGGAGAAGACCCCTGCATCTCTGG AGCCAAAACCTTTGGCCTCACCCATCAGAGACAGGCCTGCCGCTGCCAAGAAGCCTGCCCTGCCTTTTTCTCAGTCTGCTCCCACGCTGACAGCCTTCTCCTTTGACTGTGCCAGAGAAGCCTGCCCTCCGCTGAAAGAAGAGGACCAGAAGGAGATCGGCACCAAG ATCCAAGTCACCATCTCCAAGTCTGCCCGGGAGAAGATGCAGCTGAAGCAGATGAAGGAGATGGAGCTGCTTCGGAGGCTGGAGGAGCCCAGGACAGGGCAGGAGCTCACTTCCCAGTGCCTGGGCTCCCAGAGAGCCTTCATGAAGGAAG GCCTCCTTCCCCTCCGGGGCAGCGGGACACTGTCTGTGCCCACTAGGCTGAGCGGCCCATGCAGAAACGACGTCAGCATCATCCTGAGGAAGTGGGCCAGCCGGGCCTCCCTGCCCAGCATCCCCATCAGCCGGCAGGAGCCCCGCTTTGCCCGCCACGCCTCAG CTAACTCATTACCTGCGGTGCTCACGTTGGGGTCTCCTGaatgggaagaagaggaggagatggaTCTTAGAGCCTGTAAGGAGTTGAGGCCTTTCTCGAACCCGGAGCTGGGGCTGAGGGATGCACTCCAGTGCCTCAACAGCAGTGACTG GCAGATGAAGGAGAAGGGTCTGGTGAGCATCCAGCGCTTGGCAGCCTGTCACTCAGAGGTCCTCACCGGGAAGCTGCACGACGTGTGCTTGGTGGTGACTGGGGAG GTCACCAACCTGCGGTCCAAGGTGTCTCACCTGGCcatcagcaccttgggagacctcTTCCAGGCCTTGAAGAAGAATATGGACCAGGAGGCCGAGGAGATCGCCCGCTGCTTGCTGCAGAAGATGGCGGACACCAACGAGTTCATCCAGAGAGCAGCCGGCCAGTCtctgagggctatggtggagaatgTGACCCTTGCCCGCTCCCTGGTGGTCCTCACCTCGGCGGGTGTCTAG